In Lathyrus oleraceus cultivar Zhongwan6 chromosome 2, CAAS_Psat_ZW6_1.0, whole genome shotgun sequence, the DNA window TAGTAGAAGATTTCCATTCCGCTTGAAGGATACGCCAAATCTTGGAGACCTTTTGTGCAACTTCAATAGCAGCAAATCCTGCCATTCGATGCTGATAAATAAGGGGGGAAAAGACaaaattagagacataaataCATTAAAAGATAGAAATGCCATCAATATGAGAATAACTATGAACATTAGTTAGCTGCAATGTGCTTAAAATTCAAACATTAAAAACTTACAAATACTTAGAATTGAGTCTAAAGATTAAAATATTAATATGATAATGGTCTCAAATGAAAATTTAATATGAATGTGTCATTTTTTCAGTACTAGAGATCATAACTTTATAAGGAGAAAAATCACACTTATAAAAAATGACTAGACATGTCAACACAACATCCCACAGACCATGACAAATCAATAAACCATGTAATTGATAAAAACTAAAAAATTCACATTATGATATATTCAAGGATCATTGGACTTCATGAAAAAGTGGGTTGGATGTAAATCAACCCCACAAAACAGGCTTGTAAAGTGAAGGATGCCCACCATTTATAAACACTATTCGGGCCATATCACCTTCCAATGTGGAACTCTCAATACACGCCTTTCTCAAACTCAAGATTGGACATCTAGAGCATGACCCAGGTGACACAATAACAGGTGGCACAATAGATCTAGGATAGGCTCTGATACCATATAAGAATTTTGGATTGGATCAAAGTCATCCTTACAGAATTGGTTAATAAGATGACGGATGCCCACCACTTATGAACATTGTTAAAGCGATAGTCCATGTGGAACTCTCAACAGACTCGATGGCTGCTGCATTCCGCAGCAATTATCAAATTAATGAAGGGGGTTTATTAATGGTCAAAAGCCTCTCTGGAGTCTATTAGGACAGACAAAAAGTAGGAAAAAGAAATCCGTGTACGAAGGATCTCACAGAAAACATAAGAAAACAAAAGAGATTAGTAAGCCACAGGAAATAGACAGTAACATATAATTCACTTTACCTGACGTCTATTAGGCAGGAAACCAGGACAGTCATATTGGATTTTCTTGCCAATGGAGTCTGCAGCATGTATTAGAGAAGACTTCTGCTTTGTAAGAGTTATTTCTTGCTTTCTGAGCTTTCCCTTTCTTAAAGATTCACGCAGAGGAGGTTGCCTGTAAACCTTTTCACATACATTCTTCGGATGCAATCTTTTGCACCAGTACTCCTGAATATAAAGAAGGCACAAATAAATATTGCAAAATAGTGAATCAAGGCATTCAAAAAAAATGCTTCTGAAACCAGCAAAGAAACTCAAGTTATAAGGCAAGCAAGAGGTGCAAGTTTCTGGCATTCAGATGCCAGGGCAATGATACCATGATTCCAAATTGTTCAGTCCATGTATCCCACAACACATTAAGTTGGACCAAATTAAGAACAAACGTATCAAAGAAAGGTGAAATAAAAATCATAACCTTTACCTTAAAAAGTGGATCAATATCCCCATCAATATCAAACCAGCAAAACTCACTGTTAAACTTTGAGGCCGTGTAAAGAGCAATCTCTTTCTGCAATTGAAGAAAAGTTTGAATCACATAAATGAACCAGACTCTTAATGGTAAAACATAAAAGGACAATGTTGACTGTATTACACAGATACATAGAAGTTCGAAAATTGGATTTCATAAAAGGGAGGCCCAATTCACAAGGCTTCCCCACCAAGCGGGGATTTGAGAATGTAGATGTACACAGTCTTACCCCAGCAAGCAGAGATAGATACTGTTTTCCAAGACTTGAACAAGATTTTGTCTCTTGTATGTATTTAGTGTGCACATCTAAAATTTAGAAAAGCACAAAATTGACCCTTATGCACCCCTATAATTATAGGGAAATATTCAATATCCCCACTTTGTATTCTCACACAACTCATAGCCCCTCATACATATCTTTAATCATTTGAATGTAAGTAATCACAACTTCTTTCTTCTCTAATGCCTTCCACAAAACTTATCTAGGAAATCTATCGCGTCTTTCACAAATCAATGAAAACCATGTGTCGGTCTTTCTTATTCCCTTAAAACTTCTCTATCAATCTTTGTAGCAAAGCAACCATATAGCTTCTATAAGCGATCTTTGGTATAAACCAAATTGATTTTCCATAATGTAGGTCTCTTGGTTTAATCTCTGCATTACTACTATCTTCCAAAACTTCATAGTATGACTTGCAAGTATACTTCCTctataatttcataatttcaCCTTTGCTCTTCAAAATAGGGATTAAAGTATTCCTCCATTCATTTGGCATGGTCTTAGACCTCATCCTCATAATCATATCGAACAATTTGGCGAGTCATCTTAGCTACCAATCTTACCAATAGTAATACTATCACCTTCAATGCTTCTTTTACATCAGATTCTTAAACTCTTCAATAATAGGAGTAACTGTAATCCTCCTTTCTAATGTTAAATCCATTGAAGTCCAAAAAATACTCATGTCCTTCATTAGAAACATTTATAAAAAATACTCTACCATCTTCCTCAATATCTTGTTTTATGACTGATACCATTCTAATGTTAAATCCATTGAAGTCCAAAAAATACTCATGTCCTTCATTAGAAACATTTATAAAAATACTTTACCATCTTCCTCAATATCTTGTTTTATGACTGATACCATTCACTCCTCATTCTTAATACATATTACTTGGTGTATGTCTCTTGGTTTTCTAATCCTACTTTTAGCAAGTTCGTAGATATTATGTTATTAAACTCTAAGCTTAAAAAGTTGCAAGACATTATGGAATATACTATTTCAGTGGAACAAACCTGATAAAAGGCAAGACACTGGAGCACAAACTTATCCATCGAGTCCAATTCCAAATCCAGTGCAGCATCATAATCCTTGACCTGAGACCATCAAATAAAGTTGTTGATTAAGGAATGTAACAGCAATGCTCCCAAAAGCTAAAATTAAAATCTTACCGCCTCTTTGTATTGTCCGACAGCATGGTAGCATGCAGCTCGTAAATATAAGGACTCAATGTTGGCACCATCAATATTCAACCCCATTGTCAAATCTTTGATAGCTTTCCTGTCACAGTAAATCCCAATTTATGTACATACTCTACAACCAGCCAAAATTTACTAGGCTGAAACCATCCTCCTAATAAGATCCAATTCAGTTAATGTAGTGAAaaacaacaatcaatcaatgtTTTCCCTCCATGACAACTCCAAAGTACCTAAAAGTAGCCTCAACTTTTTTTTACTTCCTGAATGGTTTCAGCATATTTTATATTCTAGTTCTAAGTTTTATTTTATAACAGCACGTACGTCTATCAGCATATCAACAATACAAATGAAAGCTCGCAGCAAGAAACAGTCGGGTCAAACAAATTCAATCTCTAACTTATCAGCAGTTATGGTTTGCATAAATACCTATGCTCTCCCATTGCATGGAACAAAAGGCCTCGCAAATGATAAGCTCTTGCAAACCTATCATCAAAACTCAAAAGTAATCAGCCTCAGATAAAGAGCTAAAGGGAACAAACTACATCAACTGTAATAAAACCAGAGGAAACAGAGATTATGTGATTATGTAATTATGTAATAGTGTTTCATTCACAACACTTACCTCCCGTCAATTTGCAGCACTTCAGTTAGACACTCAAAAGCTTTTGTCGGATTTGACAAATCTTGATAGAACTGCCAAAAACCTTATATTCAGAATAAAACTAGCAAACGGTAACCTACTAAACAAATTACGCATACAGGTAACAAAAAAAAAAAGTAGATGCTAATTAAGCTGGCATGCGATGGAAACGTCAACTCATGTTAGATGAGTAAAATGTAACAGCGGCAGACAAAAAAACGTCATGGATAAGATTGATGAAAAGATATTATTAGAGACCAGAGTGCATACAAGTATACAACTAACCACAGTTCAAACACTATGAGTTTTGCAACCACATTACATTCAGTTGTGCAATGAGCCAACACTTAATCAATGCATACAATACTATAGTATAGTTCATAGATACCTGAGCCAGGTGTCCCCATGCTTCAAGGAAACTTCTATCAAGTTGAAGTGATTTTAGATGTGCTTCCTCAGCTTTCTTATATTCACCAATTGAAGACAATGCCAGGCCCTGTAAAAAGACAATGTTTGCACACCATGtaaaagagaagaaaaaaataCATCAAGGGCTCTGAATGAACTGAGGATTTAAATATTAAGACTTAGGACCCACCAAATATGTGTAGGCAGACTTATTATCCCTGTCTAGCTGCACACAAGCAGAAAGGTCCTCGACTGCACTATTGAACTCTTTAAACTTGAAATTCACAATTCCTGTATTGAATGTTAATGAAAAACATACATTAGACTAGATGCATCATGCATATGAAGAGTTACTCACTATAAAAAATAATTAGTTCAATGTTATTACCACAATTATTTAGAATAAACTCACTAAATTAGATATTAACTATGACATATTAAACACATGCAGGATAATACCAATAATAAATAGTTCAAACTCATTTCACATAAAACCGGTGAAAGCTCTGTCTAGACTTTAAAGAGTTGCTAAAAGATACATGCATGCATCAATCACTTACTGAAAAAACAAGATGAAAACACTCGGTGTTAGACAAGATACCTCTCTCGTGTAAAATGTCTGCTGTGTTGGATTCAAACTCTAATGCCTTAGTCAAGTCTTCGATAGCCTGACATAGGAAACTGTGGTTAGTGTCACATTTATGGGTTGTTATTTGTGTAAGAAAATCATAATATACAATCAGAAGTGACTCAAGTAAGGCCTTACAAGGAGCGCCAAAAAAAAAAACTCAATCATTCATAGTGCATGGTGCAATAACATTAATCTATCACATTAAAAACCACACAACTCTGGACAACCACATTAGTCTAATTTAGACCGgaataaataaagtaaaacaCTTGAATACAACTCCATTTATACGGGTGGAACTGTTCTCTTATAAAAAATAACGTGTGCTTTTTGTCTAAAATTCAACAGTCTTTCCATTTTCAATCTAACCTCTTTGGTTACACCAAGAGTTGATTGAATGACGCGGGTCAGATGTATTGTGGGTCTGACTTTGAAGAAACATCGTATCATAACAAAAGAACAAAACCGGGTGCTTTAGGCACTGTACCTAAGTTCTCTCCATAAAGAAGAGATTTCAATCCGTATCAAACTCACACCACAGTTAAAGAAACAGGCATAcaaaaataaaaaccaaaaatTTTTGCCATTTAAATTTTCTGCAATAAATTTGGTCTACTTCATATTATTTGAGTGACCTAAAATAGCCAACTATTTAAACAACCACTGTGAGATTTCAATCAGAAATGGAATTTAGGTAAAACTTCAAAAAGTTAGAGATACTAAGATAGAGAAAGCACTCACCTCAACGAACTCCCCCAAGGCTGCTCGGGCCTGACCTCTCCTCTTCCATGCCTCACCAGCTGATGGATTGAATTGTATGGCCTAAGGTTTACAACACAGAAACTACTTATAAATTGAGGGGAAAAAACATCAATAAGCACCATTCCAATATTTTGTGTAAATACCTTGGTAAAATCATCTATGGCAGAATGAAGTTCTCTCTTGAATGCAAATGCTGTCCCTCTTCCTATCAGTGCCTCAGGATATGCAGAGTCTTCTTTCAATATCTGAGTGCATGATGGAGACAAGTCCACAGTTTGATATTTGATGATCAATAAAAAGAGGATACAATAACAAGTACATTAAAGGAACACTCCACAAGTATCACTATGGAAGACAACACTGCACCTGGTCAAAAATGGATATAGCATGAGCATATTTCCCTTCGTTAACCTGCAAATAATCACAACATCAATTATGCAATTAAACAGATAAATACTGCAAATCAGCAGTTGCGGAAACAAACCTCTGCTATTCCCCGTGAAAGCCGAAAATCTACACTTATAGACTTTGTCTTTGAAACCCGAGCAACAGAGAACTTTTTATTTTTCCTTGCTTCGCTACTTTTTTCACTGGGGAAAGTAAACTTAAAACTGGGCTTTTTAAGAATTTCAGGAGCATCATTTGAGTCACTTGATTCGCCGCTATTAGTGAATACTTTATCACATGATTCTGAATTATCACTTGAGTCATTACACGACTCAGAGTTATACCGCAAATTATCAATAACATCAGGACTTCCATTCACTTGGCCATCACATTTATTAGACTCTCTACCTTCACTATTTAATTCATTCCTTGCATCAAATTTATCAGTAGACTTTAGCAAGATCTCAGATTTATCAATTGTATTGCCACATAGTTTAGCCTGGCTCTCACAAATTTCAGTCATGTTCCTATTACATGAAGAATCTGATTTTGCTTGCGGCATGGGCAGTCCGTTGGTTTCATATGATGCATTGTTACCTTGTTTTGCTTTCACCAAAAGCTCTTCAAGTTCTAACAACTGCTTCAAATCTGCAGATTGATGCTGAGCATGTTCAAAGCCTTGCTCCCATACCACTAAAGCATCTGCTTTCCTTCCCAACGCAGAAAGCGCATGACCTATATAACAGAATGAAAAACAGTATAAAGTTTAAAAGCCACTGTCTATTTCAATGAGTTTTGTTATTTGAACATCAAAATACAGAGACCATAAGTAACACCGTATATGTTTATCTCTATCTTAAAAAACTAAAGGACGTCAAAACTTTGATGTCAAAATATGACTTCTCATTTCAACAATGAAACTTAATAAAAAATTAAGTGATGATAATTCATAAACAGCATCAATAACAACAACCAAGTCTTATCTCACTAAGTGGACTGGCTAAATGGATCAACTTTTGTCATAATGTTCTATCTAGGACCAtgcttttatccaaattgttaATCTCGAGATCTTTCTTAATAACTTCTTTTATAGTTTTTCTAGGACCTCCTCTATCTATAGCTTTTTGACTCCTCTACTTACCGCAGAATCTACGGCTCTTCTATCAACATGCTCAAACCACCTAAGTCTATTTTCCACCATAAACCAGCATCAATGAACCAATTAAAAACTTTAAGCAAAAATCCAAAGTCAAATTCAGTTATAATCCATCAACTATTCATACTAGAACTTAATACCACTTACCATGGTACTAACTACACATCAGATATTTTTATACAAACAATTTGATAAAGTAGATAAAGTTGAATGAAATCAATAAACAGCTGAAAAACCTTTGAGAATGTAAGCTTGAAGATGCAAGGAGTTAAGCTGAATCGCTCTATCGCAATCCTTAATCACATGCTTATGCAGTTCCAATTGGCTATAACAGAAGGCTCGGTTACTGAAAACAAGCACAAGAACAAAATTGAACAGGGAATTAGCAACATACACGAGACTAGTTAACATCATTGAAAATTGAATCGGATAGAAATGAAGATTGCACCAGATATCTTGAACAGCACCAGACTGAGAAACGAGTGAATCGAGGATTCGAATTGCCTTGGACCAGTCCTTGGAGCTACAGAGCTTGGCGAGCTCTGTCCGATGAGAGGTAACATGAGCCATTGATGAGAACGGATCAGAATTTTGCTAGGGTTCAGATGTGAAGGATTTTGGGGATAGACTTTGAAGATGTAGAAGGTAAGGGTAAAATGGGGATAATGGGTTTAACAGGAAATTGAGGTGAAGGAGCGAACGAGAGAATAAGGGTGGTGCGTGAAATGGAAATGGAATCACCCTTCACGCGTGGCGTACACGTGCGATAAAAGGATGGGTCGGCCCAAAGTTGGGTTTGGGTTTTTCAAGAACCGGAGTTTCTTACGAAAAAAACATGTAGAAATGAAGGATAACGATAATGTTTTTAGATGCTTTTATTAGTGGGGAGTTTATTGATGGGATATCTGTTTCTTCCCAATTTGTAAGAATGCATGATGTCAGtgataaattataaaaaatgtAAAAGTGAATTATAAAATGTGTTATAGTTTATAGGGGATAAGGAAGGGATGAACTATTGTAGGAGCAAAGAATCAGagttatatttttaaaaaattacaaTTGATCTTATAATGTTAAAATTGTACAATCAGGCTTTGGGTGGGACCTAAAATTTTATTCGGACCTAAATTATagttttatttttcaaatttaattttgactaataaaattttaatttttagtAAATTCGGTTAAATCAATTGACGGATAAATTCcataaattaatttatttaatatttattaagttaaatttataaaaattacttatttttataaaatttacaatttttttatgtttttttaaaacTATCAAAACTTAGAACAGCACAaactatttttttattataaaaaaattattattacGTTATAATATTTTTAGTATCGTTTTACATAATAATTAGGAACAACAAATAAATAACACTTAAAATTTTATATTATATGTCATATAATATCATCattaaattattaaattataaaaatgGTAATAACCTCCTACTCATTTTTATATGGGTCAGttcaataataataaaaacataTATTAGTTGAATTCGATCGGATTCAATTTTTGACGATCAAAGCAACAATATACTATTTAAATTAAACAACAAAATCAATCTTACATATGACCCGACTCAAtccatttttaaaaaaaaagtaataGATCGATCGATTTCAATCAAACAATTTAAATTTATACACCTTAATAATGAGACACATTTGCATTCATCTAACATAGAAATTGAGATATCACTACTTCCTCTATTCATTTTCTCTTTTCATTTAGCATACAACTCTTAGATTATTCAAATTCAAGTAATAGTTTAACATATCAATTTTTTTATGTTGAATTAAGATATACAAACTATAATTTTAAAGAATTTAGAACAAAAGTGTATAAAATGTAAGTTGATACAACAAATGTTACTTATTAAATCTATAATGTTTTCAAAAGaaaattttttttaaaagtaaaaaaataGAGAGGATCAACTTCATTTTAAATATAGAAAGTAAATTGTATTCTAGAAATTTGTTGAATCGTTTTTTGTTGTGAAATATTGACCCTTCATAATTATGAAGTTAATATTCAAATCTAATTCAAGTTTTTTATTTTATCCAGGTTAAAAAACTGTAATTGTTATGGAAATTAGAAATAGATAGAAATTGATTGAAATATGATTCGGATGTGGGAAATGAGTTTATGGTACGGCAGAGCATGGATGGATCTGCAATGTTAGCACTTCAATGTCTAGGTCACTGAATGATTGAGAAAGTGGTTTGAGCGTGTGAATGAAATAATAGTTGAAATCGTTCGTGTTGTGATTTATATTGTGTGAATAGTTAAAATTATCTCTATAAGATCTGACACCTCGTGCAGGTTATCGTCTGATCAGATCCAATGGTGTAAAATGTGTTAGAGGTCGGAATCACGTGTCCTTGGTTGGGGTGAGGTCTCATTTGTTTCACACATCGTTCTGTGTAATGCTTGGTATTGGATCTTTCATTGTGGGTCTTGCGACCGACCCAAAATAGTTACCCCAAGCCCTTACTCCTACTCATAGAACGAGGATTTATCATGTGTACCTTCAATCTGCCTTCTAGCAGAAGGAAGTGGAAAAGCTTTGATGAGACATCAATAATATTGAGAATATGCGCATTAAATATCTCCTTTTTGGTTAGCAACATTTTGCTAGAGAGTCTCGGTGTGTGGCCCTATGTTTGGAAGCAATGATGTCTTCTTGTACTAGGGTATTTGAGCGTTCTGAACAGTCTAGGGTAAGATCTCGACCGTTGGTGGCGCGGTTCATGCTTCCTAATATCTACTATTGTGGATCATGTCGTCATCTTTGTTGGAGGATATATGAGGAGTCTTGGGGCTACCAAATCCTCTTTCGGCACTCATGAATCTTTAGAGTTATTCTTCTGTGTTTATAACTTCTTTCTTCTTTGTCATATCCTCTTATTAGCCATCATTTTGACACATTTGTACAACCTCTTTTGTCAAAGCATACAACGTATGAGTCATCAGGTTCATCTTTTTCAAAGTAACACATTAAAACTTTTATTTCCTTCTATATTAGGGTTACTATAGAAGGGAGTTATggaaggtttgaaggagaaaATATCCATCGATGGTGAACGTCCGGTGGTGATATCTACTTTAAAAACATGTTAGGGTTTTTGGTCTTTCTTGTCGCGTGTTTGGGAAAACCTCTCTCAATAGATGACTTTTGACAGGGATGCAAAGCTTAAATTTATAGACTATGTGCTTCCACTTATGGTTGTTTTTATTTATATGTTGACGACCCTTCTAAAATAGACAACTCTCGCCTAGGAACTCGAAACGCGACAAAAGACAACTTGGTTGTGTGGGTAGATTAAGAGATATTGGATATCGTTTATGCCTTCACCGACAAGTGTGGTATGGATCATCCCTTTACTGAGGTGAGACCTTCCTTAAAATGATATGCAATACATATGATAAGTGTGTCACCACCAAGGTAATCTCTCATTAAGGAGGGCTCGACCACTCCAGAACGAGAGAACATGAAAGACATGAGAAAGGATTTCTTGGAAATTGATGATTATTAGGGCGATGAGCCTTATTTAGTTTAGAATGTTTATCGAATTGTTTTATTTATGAGAGTTGTATTCTGATAGTAACATTGTTACGTTCACGGTGGCACTATTTTCCTTTGTTGTTAAAGTAGCACGTGGTTTTTAATGAAACCCTCATTCCATTTATGTAAGTGTTGTATTATTGTTAAATCACTTACGATATGTTGATGAGCAAACGAGTCTTATCGAGAAATCCTTTTAAGGCTATTAAATATTTTGGATCCCTATGTTGAAATATTTGTCGCCTTTTAAGGCTATCAAATATGTTGGATACCTGTGTGAGAATCTTTTCCACATTTTAAGACTGTTAAATATGTTGGATCCCTATGTGGGAATTCTTGCCGCCTTTTAAGGCTATTAAATATGATGGATCCCTACGTGATAATCCTTTCTGCCCTGTAAGGCTATTAAACATGTTGGATCCCTATATGGGAATCCTTATCATCTCTTAAGTCTATTAAACATGTTGGACCTTTACAAAGGAATTCCTTGTTGGATAGTAGTGGCATGAAGGTATCATAGTCCTTCATAAGAGCACCAAAGATAAGGCTTGGTTGGAGAAATTTCCCAATAGGTCATAGCAGAGATAATAACAGTTTGACTAGATCGAATATAGGAAAACCCCTTAAGAACAATATTCAACATTACATAAAGATCCCTTATGACCAATTACCAGAGGCGTAATTACAAAACCAGGAAAGAGAAAAAATGGATGAGTCTTCGATTCACTAACCATCTTTAGGAGTCAATAACTCCTCTAGCGTGCCCTCTAAACGTGTCACCTCTAAATTAGCATCATTTATCACCCTATCGTCCCCAGGGTCAACTTGGGTATCCTTGTCAAGCAAGGCAATAATTTGGACAGGCTAGGAATTGCTAGTGTCGTCCACTAGCTATTCGTCGCGAACAACTTTGAACATATCCAGAGGGCTTAAATCCAAGTCAGGATAGAAAATGGCCATTTGCTTCATCGTCCTCTCAGAGTATATGTTAGAAGTCCCTTCCAAAACGTGCTTGAGCATGTACATTTCATCTTTTAATCTTTTTTAGTGTTAAGGGCTTGATCCAAGGATTCCTATAGTTTTTTCTCTGTGACATCAAACTCCCTAGCCTTAGTCTTTGCATCCCAGCGTTTGCCCATAATGGTTTCCTTCGTCTTCTACAGAGTCTCAATGATCTCCTGACCTCTGTAGTTGCATGTCCCTACTTCATTCAGGCGGAGCATCTATATCTGGTTATTTTGTTGTTTGTCTTATCACTTTCATCtttcatttaaattcaatttGTTGAGTTTCATTCATGATTTCGATTCTCAAAATCAAGTTTGAAAAGATTCATTTTTACAAACTTTGGTTAAATTTGATCATGATATTTTTTTATCAATTACATGAGTAAATGGAATGAAAACATTTTATGTTTTTAACTTGAGTTTGATTCAAAGTAAAATCTCAAAGTGCCTTTAAAACTATGCAAATTTGATATTTTACATGTTTTATTCGAATCATGGAGTTTACACATTTTATGATTATGATAAAATTGGACAAGGGAAAAACTGGGTtatttatttgaatcattttttacACTTGATTCAAATCATTTTCCTGATGTCCACTTATGTttgatttgattcgaatcaaatttTGAACATGATTCGAATCACTCACATTTTCAATATTTTGCTGTCAAGGTTGTGGCATTTTATCTGAATCAATTTTTGTACATGATTCGAATCTCCCTTTACCTAATTCGAATCAACTGACAGTTTTTCAAATTTTAgttttccttttattttatttcacttgctcatttgattcaaatcatagATTGTTATTGATTCGAATATAACTGGCTTTTTCAACTATTTTATATGCTAAATCTCGAGCACATATAAAACATTTTTGTTATCATTTCTCACATaatatttatcattttgatcataacttttcAGTGTGGTTTTAGTGAAAAATCAATTTCCTCTGTTTTGAGTGTTCAAAGTCTTGCAACTAAATTCTTACATCTTCAACTTCTTTTGGTTCAGATCTTGATAACGAGAGTTCTGTAATTGATTGAAGGAGATGCATCCTTGAAACTAATCATTCTTGGAGATCTTATTTAGATTTTTAGGTTGTTAGAAATATCGAGGTGATTGTCAATGGTGGTAACAAATTCCATTTAAAATAAGTAGGTTCTTCTCTCCATAATTGCTTTAGTAGATATTGTGTGGAATGCTATGGATAAGGCGGAGTTCTTTTCAGATCTTCGAACAATTTCACCGCTCAAGGAATCGATAGGATTAAGGGGTTGATAGCTATACACGAAGGCTTGGAGAAGAATTGGTGATATTGGAAGATTCAAGAAATAT includes these proteins:
- the LOC127120446 gene encoding suppressor of RPS4-RLD 1 gives rise to the protein MAHVTSHRTELAKLCSSKDWSKAIRILDSLVSQSGAVQDICNRAFCYSQLELHKHVIKDCDRAIQLNSLHLQAYILKGHALSALGRKADALVVWEQGFEHAQHQSADLKQLLELEELLVKAKQGNNASYETNGLPMPQAKSDSSCNRNMTEICESQAKLCGNTIDKSEILLKSTDKFDARNELNSEGRESNKCDGQVNGSPDVIDNLRYNSESCNDSSDNSESCDKVFTNSGESSDSNDAPEILKKPSFKFTFPSEKSSEARKNKKFSVARVSKTKSISVDFRLSRGIAEVNEGKYAHAISIFDQILKEDSAYPEALIGRGTAFAFKRELHSAIDDFTKAIQFNPSAGEAWKRRGQARAALGEFVEAIEDLTKALEFESNTADILHERGIVNFKFKEFNSAVEDLSACVQLDRDNKSAYTYLGLALSSIGEYKKAEEAHLKSLQLDRSFLEAWGHLAQFYQDLSNPTKAFECLTEVLQIDGRFARAYHLRGLLFHAMGEHRKAIKDLTMGLNIDGANIESLYLRAACYHAVGQYKEAVKDYDAALDLELDSMDKFVLQCLAFYQKEIALYTASKFNSEFCWFDIDGDIDPLFKEYWCKRLHPKNVCEKVYRQPPLRESLRKGKLRKQEITLTKQKSSLIHAADSIGKKIQYDCPGFLPNRRQHRMAGFAAIEVAQKVSKIWRILQAEWKSSTKTNSNSKHGKRARRRERFNMPSQNRGGAGCSTSSALETSSSGIVDDKLSSRHMSWKDIYSIAVRWRQISEPCDPVVWVNKLSEEFNSGFGSHTPMILGQAKVVRYFPNYERTLEIAKTVMKERSYVHGKTDQIIHLSKDGKLEKIVHAKSCSDLYNVVGEDFWSASWCNSTAFEGKQLEGTRITLVKMGQHGFDFAIRTPCTPARWEDYDAEMAMAWEALCNAYCGENYGSTDFDVLENVRDAILKMTYYWYNFMPLSRGTAAVGFVVMLGLLLAANMEFTGSIPQGFQADWEAILNLDPNSFVDSVKSWLYPSLKVTTSWKDYHDVASTFATTGSVVTALSTYDE